Proteins encoded together in one Pseudomonadota bacterium window:
- a CDS encoding DUF983 domain-containing protein, with protein MASLPPIPVSFLRAGLLCRCPNCGKGRLYSGYLKVVETCAKCGFELRKHDAGDGPAVFVVLIVGAIIVGLALWVEISYQPPYWVHLVIWAPAILGGCLGALRPAKAILIALQFKHRISGFDDAG; from the coding sequence ATGGCTTCTTTGCCACCAATCCCGGTCTCTTTTCTTCGTGCCGGCCTGTTGTGCCGCTGCCCCAATTGCGGCAAGGGCCGGCTTTATTCGGGCTATCTAAAGGTTGTCGAGACATGCGCCAAGTGCGGGTTCGAGCTGCGCAAGCATGACGCAGGCGATGGCCCGGCGGTATTTGTCGTGCTCATTGTCGGTGCCATCATCGTCGGTTTGGCACTCTGGGTCGAAATTTCCTATCAGCCGCCCTATTGGGTGCATCTCGTGATCTGGGCTCCGGCCATTCTTGGCGGCTGCCTCGGGGCTCTTCGGCCGGCAAAAGCGATTTTGATCGCGCTACAATTCAAACACAGGATTTCAGGTTTTGACGACGCGGGATGA
- a CDS encoding SURF1 family protein, which produces MARRWVIFVAIPGVLILLALGSWQVQRLMWKNEANEFRHIRASSEAVALPEMVADAAAMLYRPVWLEGRFLHQQEMFLAARSYNSNTGYHVITPFERSDGGFVLVNRGWVPLDRKDPATRIAAQIDGMVRIEGLLTGGNIPGWMTPDNVPEENFWYWIDLPSLYGHVGLEPRDYLIDASAAANPGGYPIGGQTRTELRNEHLQYVVIWYALAVCLCVITFLMLRNARRRARHSAVEKAS; this is translated from the coding sequence ATGGCACGACGCTGGGTGATTTTTGTTGCCATCCCCGGCGTGTTGATTTTATTGGCGCTCGGCTCTTGGCAGGTGCAGCGCCTCATGTGGAAGAACGAGGCCAACGAATTCCGCCACATTCGCGCAAGTTCTGAGGCCGTGGCGCTACCCGAAATGGTAGCGGATGCGGCTGCCATGTTGTATCGCCCGGTATGGCTGGAAGGCCGTTTTCTGCATCAGCAGGAAATGTTTCTGGCGGCGCGCTCTTACAACTCAAACACCGGCTACCATGTCATCACGCCGTTCGAAAGAAGCGATGGTGGCTTCGTTCTGGTTAATCGTGGCTGGGTCCCGCTAGACCGCAAGGACCCGGCAACACGCATCGCAGCTCAAATAGACGGCATGGTGCGTATTGAGGGGCTGCTAACCGGCGGCAATATTCCCGGCTGGATGACCCCTGACAACGTGCCGGAAGAGAATTTCTGGTATTGGATCGACCTGCCGTCGCTGTACGGCCATGTCGGCCTTGAGCCGCGCGACTATCTCATTGATGCCAGCGCGGCGGCCAATCCGGGTGGCTACCCGATCGGTGGCCAGACCAGAACTGAGCTGCGCAACGAACACCTGCAATATGTTGTCATTTGGTATGCGCTTGCCGTCTGCCTTTGTGTGATCACCTTTCTGATGTTACGAAATGCGCGCCGCCGGGCGCGTCACAGCGCCGTGGAAAAAGCCTCTTGA
- a CDS encoding pitrilysin family protein — protein MTTQISTLANGLRVVSEEMPHIETASIGVWVDVGARYESADINGVSHLLEHMAFKGTKRRSALAIAEEIEAVGGHVNAYTSREQTAYYAKVMKEDTALAVDILADILQHSTFAEDELAREREVVIQEIAQAHDTPDDVVFDQFQEIIYPDQPLGRTILGPAAQVENYSRDVLADYMGRHYNAQRMVVVGAGRLEHDVLVEMAGNAFIDLPTAGSTDDLTAKYEGGDVRTSRELEQAHLVLGFDGIAYGDADYYTAQLLSTLLGGGMSSRLFQEIRERRGLAYSVFSFASSYTDGGVFGVYCGTGPDKLAELTPVISDELQKVCEKVTSEEIDRARAQLKSGLLMSLESSSSRCERLGRQMLIFNRSVPIEEMVAEIDVITAEDVVRVAVRIFRGSRPSLAALGPVSGLESYDRVAERFA, from the coding sequence GTGACGACACAAATTTCAACCCTGGCAAACGGCTTGCGCGTGGTGAGTGAGGAAATGCCGCATATTGAGACGGCATCCATTGGCGTTTGGGTCGATGTCGGCGCGCGTTACGAAAGCGCTGACATAAACGGCGTGTCTCATCTGCTGGAGCATATGGCTTTCAAAGGCACGAAGCGCCGCAGTGCTTTGGCCATTGCTGAGGAGATCGAGGCGGTTGGTGGCCACGTCAACGCCTATACCTCGCGTGAGCAGACCGCCTATTACGCCAAGGTGATGAAGGAAGATACCGCGCTCGCGGTCGATATTTTGGCCGATATTCTTCAGCACTCGACGTTTGCGGAAGACGAATTGGCGCGTGAACGCGAGGTGGTTATTCAGGAAATCGCCCAAGCCCATGATACGCCCGATGATGTCGTCTTCGATCAATTTCAAGAAATAATTTATCCGGACCAACCGCTCGGGCGCACCATTCTCGGTCCGGCTGCGCAGGTCGAGAACTATTCGCGCGATGTCCTGGCCGATTATATGGGCCGGCACTATAACGCTCAGCGCATGGTCGTCGTCGGCGCCGGGCGGCTCGAACATGACGTGTTGGTGGAAATGGCGGGAAACGCTTTTATCGACCTGCCGACGGCCGGATCGACCGACGATCTCACAGCCAAATATGAAGGCGGCGATGTACGAACAAGCCGGGAATTGGAGCAGGCCCATCTGGTGCTCGGCTTCGACGGGATCGCGTATGGCGATGCGGATTATTATACGGCTCAGTTGCTCTCAACTCTGTTGGGGGGCGGCATGTCGTCGCGCCTGTTCCAAGAAATTCGCGAACGGCGCGGGTTAGCCTACTCGGTCTTCAGCTTCGCTTCGTCCTATACGGATGGTGGCGTGTTCGGCGTTTATTGCGGCACTGGCCCCGATAAACTGGCTGAGCTCACGCCGGTAATCTCCGATGAATTGCAGAAGGTGTGCGAAAAAGTGACATCGGAAGAAATCGACCGCGCCCGCGCTCAGCTGAAATCGGGTCTTCTCATGTCGCTCGAATCCAGCTCGTCGCGCTGCGAGCGCCTGGGGCGGCAAATGCTAATTTTTAACCGCTCCGTCCCAATCGAAGAAATGGTCGCGGAAATAGACGTAATCACCGCCGAGGATGTCGTGCGGGTAGCCGTGCGAATTTTTCGTGGCAGCCGGCCGAGCCTCGCAGCGCTCGGACCGGTTTCCGGTCTTGAAAGTTATGACCGAGTCGCGGAGCGATTTGCCTAA
- a CDS encoding carboxypeptidase M32, translating to MSAYEQLEQRFQRMSNLGGAAAVLQWDWATIMPAGGAEARAAQLSELDVIRHELMTDPKLGDLLGAAELARADLGPWQDANLSEMRHRWAHANALPADLVAASSTAASTCELVWREARASNDFPAFQKAFEPLLGLIREKAEAKAAALGLAPYDALIDGYDPGFACAEIDVIFDDLAGFLPAFLAQVLDKQAHETAPLRPTGPFAVAQQRALSRTLMERIGFDFGHGRLDESHHPFCGGVAEDVRITTRYDELDFTSSLMGVLHETGHALYERGLPAEWRTQPVGESRSMSLHESQSLLMEMQVCRGGEFIGFAAPLMREAFAANGSEADPAFAPDNLQRMALIVAPDFIRVDADEVTYPAHIMLRYRLEKAMIAGDLQATDLPDAWREGMREFLGLTPRNDGEGCLQDIHWAGGDIGYFPSYTLGALIAAQLFESACHGIAGLRSGLAAGEFADLLTWLRGAVHSQASRYSSHELIERATGRPLSTDAFKAHLQARYLG from the coding sequence TTGAGCGCTTACGAACAGCTTGAGCAGCGCTTCCAGCGTATGTCGAATTTGGGCGGCGCGGCGGCTGTGCTGCAATGGGATTGGGCGACGATCATGCCGGCGGGCGGTGCCGAGGCGCGCGCCGCGCAGCTTTCAGAGCTCGATGTTATCCGTCACGAATTGATGACCGATCCAAAACTAGGCGATTTGCTCGGCGCGGCGGAGTTAGCGCGCGCCGACCTGGGCCCTTGGCAGGACGCCAATCTCTCCGAAATGCGCCATCGCTGGGCCCATGCCAATGCGCTGCCGGCAGATTTGGTGGCGGCGTCCAGCACTGCGGCCTCAACTTGCGAACTTGTGTGGCGCGAGGCCCGTGCGTCGAACGATTTCCCGGCCTTTCAGAAAGCTTTTGAGCCGCTCCTCGGCTTGATCCGGGAAAAGGCTGAGGCCAAAGCGGCGGCGCTCGGTCTTGCCCCCTACGATGCCCTGATCGACGGCTATGATCCGGGTTTCGCATGCGCGGAGATTGACGTCATTTTTGATGATCTGGCGGGTTTTTTGCCCGCCTTTCTGGCCCAGGTCTTGGACAAGCAGGCGCATGAAACAGCGCCGCTCCGTCCCACCGGCCCGTTTGCCGTTGCACAGCAACGTGCACTCTCCCGGACTCTTATGGAGCGCATCGGATTCGATTTTGGCCATGGCAGGTTGGACGAAAGCCATCATCCCTTTTGTGGCGGCGTTGCGGAAGATGTCCGCATCACCACGCGCTATGACGAACTCGATTTTACATCTTCGCTGATGGGCGTGTTGCATGAAACCGGCCACGCGCTTTATGAGCGTGGGTTGCCGGCAGAGTGGCGGACGCAGCCGGTCGGGGAATCGCGCAGCATGAGCCTGCACGAGAGCCAATCCCTGCTAATGGAGATGCAAGTTTGCCGCGGCGGCGAGTTTATCGGTTTTGCCGCGCCGCTGATGCGCGAGGCCTTCGCTGCGAACGGGTCTGAGGCCGACCCCGCATTCGCACCCGACAATCTGCAACGAATGGCGCTCATCGTGGCGCCTGATTTTATTCGGGTCGACGCCGATGAGGTCACCTATCCGGCGCACATCATGCTGCGCTACCGCCTCGAGAAAGCAATGATAGCAGGCGATCTTCAGGCGACCGACCTGCCCGACGCCTGGCGCGAGGGCATGCGGGAATTTCTCGGTTTGACGCCGCGCAACGACGGTGAAGGCTGTCTCCAAGACATCCATTGGGCTGGGGGTGATATCGGTTATTTTCCGAGCTATACCTTGGGTGCTTTGATCGCGGCCCAGCTTTTCGAAAGCGCCTGCCACGGTATCGCAGGCCTACGATCAGGGCTTGCCGCGGGCGAATTTGCTGATTTGTTGACCTGGCTGCGCGGCGCCGTTCACAGTCAGGCATCGCGCTATTCCAGCCATGAACTTATAGAACGCGCGACCGGCCGCCCGCTCAGCACCGATGCCTTTAAGGCTCATCTACAGGCGCGTTATCTTGGCTGA
- the thrC gene encoding threonine synthase, which yields MRYVSTRGEGGAGVSFEDVLLVGLARDGGLFVPKSWPAPFSSGELDELAALDYADLAARLTRPFVGDAVEPAALEIIARESYAAFDHPATAPLRQLGNGLWLMELFHGPTLSFKDYALQFLGRLFDHVVARRGQRLTILGATSGDTGSAAIEACRGRDSLSIIILHPHGRVSEVQRRQMTTVDSPNVHNVAIEGTFDDCQALVKAMFTDLPLRDSLNLAAINSINWARIMAQTIYYAYAALALGSPARPVSFAVPTGNFGNVYSGYVAARLGLPIQNLLVATNANDILARFFAGAGYRKSEVIPSISPSMDIQVASNFERLLFELQGRNGTEVRALIESLDSDSGFDVAPEKLQDAHRLFSARRVDDARALQCMAETWRNCGMLIDPHSAAGLAAAMDAAEEREGKGGQSATICLATAHPAKFPDAVEQATGVRPALPAALTDLLRRPEQVTQLPNDLAAVKAYVRATAAGQHEGNVA from the coding sequence ATGCGTTATGTGAGCACGCGCGGCGAAGGCGGTGCTGGGGTGTCGTTTGAAGATGTGCTGCTCGTCGGCCTTGCGCGCGACGGCGGATTGTTTGTTCCAAAAAGCTGGCCAGCGCCATTTTCAAGCGGCGAACTTGATGAGCTCGCCGCACTCGATTATGCCGATCTCGCGGCCCGATTGACGCGACCCTTTGTGGGAGACGCGGTGGAACCTGCGGCGCTCGAAATTATTGCTCGAGAAAGCTATGCGGCATTTGATCATCCGGCGACGGCGCCCCTTCGCCAACTCGGTAACGGCCTCTGGCTGATGGAGTTGTTCCACGGGCCGACATTGTCGTTTAAGGACTATGCTCTGCAATTTCTTGGTCGCCTGTTTGATCACGTCGTGGCGCGGCGCGGACAACGGTTGACCATTCTCGGCGCGACGTCCGGCGATACTGGGTCCGCCGCGATCGAAGCGTGTCGTGGGCGTGACTCTCTCTCCATTATTATTCTGCATCCGCATGGCCGTGTGTCGGAAGTGCAACGCCGGCAGATGACCACCGTCGATTCTCCAAACGTGCACAATGTTGCCATCGAGGGGACGTTCGACGACTGCCAGGCCCTGGTAAAAGCAATGTTCACCGATCTGCCGCTCCGCGACTCGCTCAATCTGGCCGCGATAAATTCGATCAATTGGGCACGAATCATGGCGCAAACCATTTATTACGCCTATGCCGCTCTCGCCTTGGGTTCGCCGGCGCGCCCCGTTTCGTTTGCCGTGCCAACGGGAAATTTCGGTAATGTTTATTCTGGCTACGTTGCTGCCCGGCTCGGCCTACCTATCCAAAATCTGCTCGTGGCGACAAACGCCAATGATATTTTAGCGCGATTTTTTGCCGGCGCCGGGTATCGAAAAAGTGAGGTCATCCCGAGCATAAGCCCGAGTATGGATATCCAAGTGGCGAGCAACTTCGAGCGCCTGTTGTTTGAACTCCAGGGCCGAAACGGAACCGAGGTCCGGGCTTTGATCGAAAGCCTGGACTCGGATAGCGGCTTCGATGTGGCGCCAGAAAAACTCCAAGACGCCCACCGCCTGTTTTCTGCCCGTCGGGTAGACGATGCGCGCGCGCTTCAATGCATGGCAGAAACTTGGCGGAATTGCGGCATGTTGATTGATCCGCACAGTGCGGCCGGCCTGGCCGCCGCAATGGATGCTGCAGAAGAGCGTGAAGGTAAAGGCGGCCAATCCGCGACGATTTGTCTTGCGACCGCACATCCGGCTAAATTCCCCGATGCGGTTGAGCAGGCGACTGGTGTCCGCCCGGCGTTGCCGGCGGCGTTGACCGATTTGCTCCGGCGTCCGGAGCAGGTGACGCAACTGCCAAATGATTTGGCCGCGGTGAAAGCATATGTCCGTGCTACAGCAGCGGGCCAACATGAAGGGAACGTTGCGTGA